The genomic interval tgtgtgtgtatgcaggaatagcagaggctgCAGCACAGCAGGtttgaggtgcagtgacagcgctgtgtgtgtttgcaggaatagcagaggctgCAGCACAGCAGGtttgaggtgcagtgacagcgctgtgtgtgtatgcaggaatagtagaggctGCAGCACAGCAGGtttgaggtgcagtgacagcgctgtgtgtgtttgcaggaatagcagaggctgCAGCACAGCAGGtttgaggtgcagtgacagcgctgtgtgtgtatgcaggaatagcagaggctgCAGCACAGCAGGtttgaggtgcagtgacagcgctgtgtgtgtttgcaggaatagcagaggctgCAGCACAGCAGGTTTGAGGTGCAGtgacagtgctgtgtgtgtatgcaggaatagcagagtgtatgtgtgcgtgggcaggaatagtagaggtgtgtgtgtgtgtccagtttTCAGATGTTTTAATGACACAGAAGTAGgaagtagagggggggggggggggagattgtaaTCTCCTGTGAGTATCGAGTAACATTCTGCAAACATTACTAATCCCGGCACTGCTGAAGTGCTGGGACGCATGACATAAAGTTGTGTTATTAACTCTCTCGGTACTGGAGGGACCAGCAATACATTGCAAAGCTCCTCAGTGACAAAGGTCCCCTTTCTGTGTCACCGTCTACCGCTGTCTCTGTCTTTTTTCAGATAAACATAGAATTTGATAGCACAAAAGAACCGATTTGCTCACCTAGTCTGCCCACTTCCTGCCGGTCACTGCACCTTGTCAGTCACTGGCCATTTTGCTGTCACTCATCTGTCCCATCTCGGGCCCCGTCTGCCTCTCGGTTCCGCCTTAGGCCCCCTCTGCCTCTTGGGCCCCTCTGCCTCTTGGCCCCTTCTGCCTCTCGGACCCCTCTGCCTCTTAGTTCCGTCTCGGGCCCCATCTGCCTCTCGGTTCCACCTCGGACACCCTCTGCCCCAGGCCCCCTCCTCTGCCTCTTGGGCCCCTCCTTTGCCTCTTGGGCCCCTACTCTGCCTCTTAGGCCACCTCTGCCTCTCTGTTACGCCTCAGGCCCCCTCTGCCTCTTGGtcactcttcccacactcctAGCCCCATTCATactacacacacagtaatataacAAGAACATTGGGAGACTGACCTCTGGGGCAAATAAGGGGTTAATAGGCCATATCCCCAGGAAACTCAAGGGCCACAAGAGCTTAACAAACACTCTGTATAGACTACCGCTGATCAAAGCCGTTCCTTTCATCTGGGGGTCAatttatttttgtactgtatttaatttttttggtgGGGTCATCATGTTCTCCCTTCACAGATGAGCCAGGAGAAGACATATGACCAAATCCTGCTCGAGGTGCCAGATGGCGTGTTCTTTCGGTTCCCCCTATGCCAGGTTAATGGGGTCCCCCTCATGGAGCCCATTGCAGACAACTGGGGGAAGGTGGAGACATTCCAGGCCAGGCCAGATGACCTCCTGATAGCCACCTATCCCAAGGCGGGTAAGAGGGTCAAATCTGTcgcgccctctttctcttcccATCACTTCTGTCATTCCTTTATCCCTCTCTACTTCAAAACCTAGTTCTATCTctctccacctcttcccctctcaATCCTTGTCTTCTCCAAATAAAACATCCAAATAATGACAGATTACACCCACCCCATCTAGAGGTACTACAGATGCTTTGTTGCCCAATGGTCAAGATATAAACAATATACATTAAACAAACCAGGGCCACATAAGATCTAAAAAAaataggtggtatgatacctgtGATTGGAGACCAGGACAATTCACCGGGATCAAGGCACCGGACAGGACAAAGGAGTCAAAGAACGGATATTCATTCTGTCCGGAGCCcgtccgggggggaggggggaatcccAGCTAACTAGGTGCTGGGCGCAGCTTCGGAATGCTGACCAAGGGGTAGTTCCACATCCGACCAAGGGGTACTTCCAAATCCGACCAATGGGTACTTCCACATCCATCTGCCAGACCTCTGGGATGCAGTCTGTACAAAAGTACTTTCCAATCTCGCGCTCGCCAGCTTCAGTTACAGCTTCACCGACAAAGCTCCACAGAGATACCGAGCAAACTAAAACTCCCGTGCACAAATACAGTTTTGATTTCCCGCCTGGATCGGCAACGAGTCTTGTTTTGGGGTGTCTCCGGCAAAGCCTCGGAACACAGCGCTTGGTCAGCTTACACGCCAACTCCCAGATTTGTGGCGCGCAGATCGGCTCCTCTTTATATAGTTTCCCTGTCTCCATActaaagcatggaagactgagtTGCAACCAATCAGATGCTGCGTGTGGACCAATCACCATCCGTGGCGGCCTAGCCGGGCTGGGGGTGTGACCGTGCAGCCAGGATGGCCCACCAAGGCGGGCTTAAGTGAGCGGGGTATTTCAAACTAGCCAATCGGAACAGTGCCTTTGGGGCTCATACCCAGCAACGGTTCTCCTGGCGTCCAGATATCTCCCGCAGAGATAGGCGCCTCAGTGTCTAGGGCAAAGACTCAGCTCTTCGGACCAACGTCTCCCAGGCATGAATATTGCCCATCCCCGCTCTCCCTTTGTCCCCTGCACTGCATCCATCATAGAGGAGATAACTTCTGATGAAGTGGCCCGAGAGccgtgaaacgcgttgggcctaTTTGCAGCATGTTGGTGGTAGACAACACTGGCATCATCTCATTGCTGCACCGTCCTACATCCCCACGTCACGCATAGCGTAGACAAGACACTAGGTGGCGTAGTTGTTGCATTGGCGTAACGAGCAGAGTTTTACAGCACAAGCTTAGGATCCATCTATAAGTGCAGTCACTGGATTTTTCATTTCCACTCGGTGAAACACCATCTACACTGTGGCATGTGCCtcattttttattcttttgaGGTGcacattcaaataaaaaaaatgggtgCATTAACTATGCATTAGCATCCTTTACTCTTTATTAAATAGGAGACTTTATTGGGCTACTATCCTCTTCTCTGATTTCATCTCCCTTTCTCGCTACATCTCATTTCCCTGTGTCACTCAATTCTCTCCGTTCTCTATTACCTCCTCTCTTTCCATCCTGATCCTCCAATGCTTTCCATTCATTCTTCTACCTCAATCTTATTTACCCGATCTACCCAATGGCGTATCTTCTCTTGTCATTCTCTCTATTTTCCAGTCTTTCTCCCCtttaaatctcctttccttctccctctctatctaatgccccaccattctctctctcatcattTCTCACCTTTCTTTTCCTGGTCTTCCTTCCTCCTCTTTCCCTCCATCTCTCTTCACCCTTtcctttttctctccctcccacatgGCTCCCCTGGGGGCCTCCAGGTACCACGTGGATGCAGGAGATTGTGGATTCCATCTTAAATGATGGAGACCTCAAGAGAGCCAAACGTGCCCCAATCCACGTCCGGAGCCCCTTCCTTGAGATCgcctcaccccctcctgtcccctctgGTGAGTCTGTACTCCCCCCCATCACGTTGAGTCCCCGCTCCCTCTGTCACATTAGGGTGGATGTTTGATGAGGTTTCTGTGCCTGACAGGGGTGCAGATTTTGGAAAATACTCCATCTCCGCGGCTGGTAAAAACTCATCTCCCCTATCAGCTGGTCCCGAAATCCTTCTGGGAACAAAACTGCAAGGTAAAGACTAAGAGAAAGTAAATGAACGAGAGGGTGAATAAAGAATGAATGGAAGAGTGAAACAGCTGtaggccaggggtgctcaactccagtcctcaagaccccccaacaggtcagctttttgaaacttatgtttttattattttttttgcacatatAAATAGGGAGGGGAAggatacaaaaacaaaaagaggggggcggagggggacaACCATTTTGTGTCAAATTTCTTACAAATAACAACAATCACATTATCTTACAACATTTGGTAAACACCATATTTTACGTTCAgcactcccatatcctctctctccctccgggagcgcacccctatccagcatcccagggctcccagaccctCTCCCTCCAGGAGCGCGCCCCTATCCCGCACCCCAgggctcccatatcctctctctccctccgggagcgcgcccctatccCGCACCCCAgggctcccatatcctctctctccctccgggagcgcgcccctatccagcatcccagggctcccagaccctATCATACCTCCTAGTAGTGTGGTTCAGAAATGAGGTAAGTTTCTCCAATAAGTGGACATCATTGACCCTTCTAGTAACCCCTCTTCTGGAGGGCGGGAGTGTCTCTTTCCACACCGCGGCTACATCGTATCTAGCTGCTGTTGGAATATGTAGGATCAATCCTTGTGTATAATGATTCACCTCTTCCATAGGTTTAGCTAGAATAATCAGAGTTGGGTCTAACGGGATTTTGATATCAGTCACAACTTTAATTAGTTTCAAAACTGTCCTCCAATACACCTGCATTATTGGACCATACCACCATATATGTGCCAAATCTCCTAATTGTCTACAACCCCTCCAGCACCGATCCGAGGTCCCCGGGAACATCATTTTTAGTCTTTTGGGGGTTTAGTACCAACGTagcaacattttatatatattctattttgtTACCATACATATAGAGGTTTTACCCGCATTATCCCAGATATCTTCCTAGTCCTCccttgttatttcagtctggaaaTCCAGCGCCCACTGTTCCATATATTTATggtttggggtttcttttttaAAGATTAGCCCCTGGTACAGAGATGATATCAAACCTCtttggtattttttttgttttatataagtCTTCAAATTGTGTATATCTAGGAAATTCCTCGTCCTCGTCACAGATTCCCGTCCTCCCCTTGGATCTTCAGGGTGGCTATTGGCGACTGGTAGAGGGCACAGACTCTCTGTAGAAAGACTGCGGAGAAACCAAATGCCTCTAATGTCTTTTCTAGAAAGCCCCACCTAATCCTATCAAACACTATCTCCGCATCTAGACTCAGCAGCATAGCTTTCAGTTTTGGACTTATGTATTCCAATACCATTAATAATTTTCCTGGTACAGTATGACGCCTGATGATGAGCTTCCTCCGGTCCTGCACACCCTGCCTCTAGCTACGCTACCACCCCCGTCCGCGCTATCACCACAGCttgattataatatatattaaaaaaaaaatctaaagaaaGAAAACCACATCAATTCCTAACACCCGTGAGACAAACATATAAAACGTATCGTGTTGATATAATTATGGGGATAGACTTCCCGGCTAGACATaaaagatataaaaatatataaaaccccGGATTCACATTTTGTCTTTACATGTTCAATGTcttttagcattaaaaaaaataatgtttcacGTAATAGATTGCTCGTCGTTTCTCGTTCAGGTTTAATGTCCTTTGTATCTATAACAAACAAAAAGAAACAGATCTTCTAGGTCTTTGGGCCCCTCACCCAACGCCAGGTTTCTCACTCCATGTATTCACCGGTTTCGTCCGTAGATCAACTTTAGCAAACCAGCACCCAAAAAGCAAGCAGCCGACTCCAAACCGTATATCAAGCGGTTCCTGTAGTAAATTGGGAAGAATATGGAGGGAGACTGGAAGGCGAGCGGAAAGAACAGGAAAGAGAAATCAAATATaaagctgcacatccaggatTCTTTCCCTGTATTGTAGTTAGCTGCTGAGCCGCCGGTCAAAAAGATGGCCACAGACTCGCCGAGAAACCCTCAAAACCACCGTTAGTCTTGGAACTTTTTTCTCCGGGCAACCGCGCCCTCAGCCCATCAGTCGTCATCTGTGTTATCTTCTTGATGTCTTCGGTGCTGATCCAAACCTTGGCAGGGAGTCCGGTCCAGAGCCGACAGGAAAGACGCAGATTCCTCGGGATAATGAAGGGAAGACCCGCCTGCCTCTGTGGTTTACCACCAAACGGAACGGGAAGCCCCACCGGTAACGAACACCCTTTTCCTAAAGCACCGCCGTCACTGGACGCAGTCCTCTACTCCTCTCAATTgtcatcctggataggtcctggAAGATCTGGATGGAGCTGTTTTCAAATTCAATTGAGCCGCTGTTTCTGCAACCTTTTATAATCCTTTCTTTGGTTGCCTATTGGTGGAGTCTTAGGACTACATCTCTGCTTCTTTTGGGGTCTCCGCATTTCGGTCCAAGGGCTCTGTGAGCTCTGTCCATCAGAAGATCGCCATCTTGCAACTGGGGGTCAATTGACGTAAACAGTCTCTTAAGACAGGGGcatgcaaactttttttgctgcgccccctctgCCTGTTCTGTTCCGGTGGTGCGCGCCCACCCCCTTACctcacgcggcgtcaaatgacatcacgtgacccgcgacgtcatttgacgcgtgtgacgtcacatcacatgaccacgCGGAGTCATTTGACacagcgttgccatggacacgagccCTGACGATGGCAGAGTGACGGTAAGtttagagttgcaggggcctTAAGCGATCCCACCGGCatgtcatttaaatgccttgggggaagagcgcggggtccCTGcaacgccgcgccccccccctttgCGCACAGCTGTCTTAAGATATGGCTGGAGGTCTtctgcggagaccgactcagggatgtGGCGGATTCGTAAATTCAGCCTTTGCTCTCTGTTCTCCAGGCCGTCCATAACGTCCCTCATGGCTCTTATCTCTTCATTGAGATGCAGGAATTCATCGTCAGTATTTAGCTGATTTTGTAAAGAAATGTCCATTTTATTTTCAAGCTCCGTAGTTCTTTTAGCCAATAAAGAATCTTCCGCTTTAAATTCCTTTACTGCTCTATCCATCGTTAGCGGAAAGCCCGCGTGCATCTCTTCTCGCATGTTCTGGAGGTCCCGTTTACTGATTACTCTATCTCACTCAGACGGGGACGGTTCACTATCAGCAGCagctcccccctctgccccctcactTGCTGAGGCCCTCTCTGACTGTTTTCTTAGGGTAGCCTTTCTGTTGGGGATATCCCCCTCCGGGTCTATACTTTGTCTCTCGCCCCTGTTGTCTTCAGTGTGTGCGCGCTCCTGTGCGCAGAGCTCAGCGGCGCCATCTTTCCCCTTCGTCCTCTCTGATGCTGCTTGCTGCCCGCGGCCCAAAAGGGAGAGATCCGGGTCCCCGTCCTCTCCCCCTTCTTGGTGATCATCCCTGTCTGCTCCCCCGACCTGACGTCCCGCGAGGGCTAACAGAGGCGGCGATCGGGCATTTTTGAGGTAAATACTCGGCGGGCGCACGGTGCTTCCTTAGCTTGCGTACACCCGCATTGATGTCACGCGcacgcccccaacaggtcagcttttaagaatatcccagcttcagcacagctggctaagtcaatatgactgagccacctgcgctgaagctgggatatcctgacaacctgatctGTTAGGGTGGTCTtggagactggagttgagcccccctttcCTAGTCAACACAGTGAAAAGCCAATGCCACACAGTTTATGACGTGTTAACGTCCTTTCAAGTGACCGGGGAAAAGGGGGTCTATCATTAACTCTGCGCTGGCGGCTTGACATCACACTGAGTGGGGGAATCTGAGAGGCAAGGAGAATGGCAGTACGGAGGAAAGAGGAAGGCTGAAGTGGTCAtaccctggtcctgtctccctctccggTCTTCTGCAGGTGATATACGTTGCTCGCAATGCCAAGGATATTGCGGTGTCTTATTACCACTTCGATTTGCTTTCCAAATCTCAGCCTGACCCTGGGACCTGGGAGCAGTATGTGGAGCGTTTCCTGCAAGGGAACGGTAAGTTTGCAGGATCCACGGACGGGCACAGCTGGGGTCAGACTGAGCTACAGGGGGAGGAGAAGTGACTGCAAGGACACAGAGATAAGGCAGAGCCTGGATCAGACTGAACCACAGGGGAAAGAAAGGTGGCCCTGTGCAAGGTCATATAAAAAGTCAGTAGCAGAACTGCGGATAGATAAAGGCACGGAAGTATGAACCAGAGGGCACACTGGGGTGGGTGATTAAATGACTGCCAGAGTTAACCAAAGGTAGTGTCCAAGGTTACACCAAGTGTCAGGTGCAGAAACACAGGTAAAGTAACTCTGTGTGAGGTCTCACATAGAGCCAGTGGCAAAGCCTGGATGTAACATGGAGTCTCCCCTCTTGCAGTGCCCTGGGGCAGCTGGTTTGACCATGTGATAAGCTGGTGGAAAGCCAAAGATAGACACCAAGTCCTGTACATATTCTATGAGGACATGAAGGAGGTGAGGGATTCATTCCAGCAGGGAGTGGGTGGGGATGGGATTTAATTCTGAGTATTCATCCTGAATCTCCCCCACCTCATCTCTGGACAGGACCCAAAGCGTGAGATCCGGAAAGTGATGAAGTTCCTGGGGAAGGATCTGCCGGATGAAGTTCTGGATAAGATCCACCAGCACACCACCTTCCAGGCCATGAAGGAGAACCCCATGGCCAATTACACCACCGTCCCAACCTTTCTAATGGATCAGTCCATCTCCCCCTTCATGAGAAAAGGTGAGGGCTGCAGAACATCTCCCACCTCCCAGACTTGCAATGTATCGCTCTCACGTTAACCtctattaactctctctctctctctctcaggggaaGTAGCTGATTGGAAGAACCATTTTACAGGGGCACAGACGGAGATGTTTGACACAGAGTATCTCAGGAGGATGAAGGAGACAGATCTCAAATTCCGCTGCGACATTTGAGCCGAAATTTTCCAGGAACCGAGAAAATCAGAGATAAAGCGACATCCTATTTAGAGAGAGACAACCCAATCAGAGAGATTCAGAAATATCC from Ascaphus truei isolate aAscTru1 unplaced genomic scaffold, aAscTru1.hap1 HAP1_SCAFFOLD_819, whole genome shotgun sequence carries:
- the LOC142486333 gene encoding sulfotransferase 1B1-like, yielding MSQEKTYDQILLEVPDGVFFRFPLCQVNGVPLMEPIADNWGKVETFQARPDDLLIATYPKAGTTWMQEIVDSILNDGDLKRAKRAPIHVRSPFLEIASPPPVPSGVQILENTPSPRLVKTHLPYQLVPKSFWEQNCKVIYVARNAKDIAVSYYHFDLLSKSQPDPGTWEQYVERFLQGNVPWGSWFDHVISWWKAKDRHQVLYIFYEDMKEDPKREIRKVMKFLGKDLPDEVLDKIHQHTTFQAMKENPMANYTTVPTFLMDQSISPFMRKGEVADWKNHFTGAQTEMFDTEYLRRMKETDLKFRCDI